The genomic region aaataaaatgaaatctcTTTTAGGTCCCAACCTACTGCGCAATTATGTAACAACTAGCACACTTTGCCCACTCTTCTATATGTGAACAAATAAAGCTACATGAGCGTAGAACTTACAAAGCCAACAAGACAAGCATTCTCCTGGAAATCAGTGTTTTCTTTAATGATATGATTAAGAAGTTGAAGCACTGAACATATGACCTGCAATTGAAGTTTCACCAAACCCATAAGCAAGTAGGAAACAAATTTAGAACTTTCTCCTTTACTCCTTCCCCAGCTAGGAGGACTGGAAGTGGGaggttttctttttcctttttttccttttttttccctcTTTTGGTGGGGGTATGGGTGGGGAGAGGAAGAGAGCCTCATTATTGACATACACGAGTTTTTGGGACATCAAGCAATTCCATTAGAGGCAGCAAACCACGCTGGCTAACAAAAACAATTTTTTGTTCAGGGCGCTGATGGAAGATCGCTATAAGCTTCTGACATGCAGTAACAATTGCATCCTCTGATTCCTCGGGTCTTAGGGAACCAACTAACCTGCCAAACTCAACCGCCTACAGTGCAAGAACAAAATAAGATTTCAAACTCTTGGTTGCCAGGAAcaacaataacaaaaaaaaaaaaggtttaaaataaataattcaacAGAAAGAAATTCATAACAGACAGCTGGAAAGGACAACaagggtcggataatttttcggAGTAAATACAGATTCATTTTTAGTAACTTACAAGATCATGTCTTTATCCTTTTGGTAAcagaaataataaaatacaacTTCAGTCATAAATCTCAAGAGGAAAAAACTACTAAAATAATCTCCTTAGAATTCACACAGCCTAGGAGTATATGCAATGGGCAACTTATAATAGGATTTTGACATGCATAAGCAAACTGATGATGACTCCCATCACTTGAGATGCCTGCTCTCCATGAGacagaaaattaaataattttatatagcaAAGAAGACAAAGAAAAGAACACTGAAGCAGTAAAAAGAAGTGGCTATATATTATAATTTCAATACAAATatcttaaaatttgaatttactAGATTGAAATCAACAGCAAGACACATAGGGGACATCCATTAATAATGGTAAAAACTCTTAACAAGAAGCTGCACATGCACAGCAGCATAAGGGTTACTTTAAACCTATTAGAATCAGGTTGCCAAACTACAGTTAGAAAACCTCAATATACTCAAAGGTAGAGTGTATTGCACAACCAAAAAACAAGTTATATAAGAGGGTTCCATTACAGATAAAATAATTCAAGTCCACTTTTTGGAAGAGATGATACATACCTGTAAGGGAAATAGGTTCTCAGCAGGTAATTTATCTTCAAAATCCTAGCCACAGGAATACAATAAACAAGAGAAAAACATCATCAGGTTCATGTCTGACAGCATCACATAAACATGGCACTCAAAAACATATCAGATCACAGACTATTTTTAACATACCAAACCATCAATGTCTATTACATCATCCTTCAAAACGCCCATCATTAAGCGAAGAAGGTTGCCACCTCCATTTGACTGACCCATCTCCTCTTCCATTTGTTTCTTAGCAATTGTATCACGTAACTTCTTAGCCAGGTCATTTTTTCCAGTATCAGGCACAGTATCATGGTTCACATTCGATGCAGATGCAGATGCAGACGTTGAAGCTTCAGCTCCTCTTTCCTCCCGATTTTTATCCAACGGATGAAATAAATCATCCAAGGAAGCATCTCCAGGAGGATCACTAAATCTAATTAGCTCATTTCCACTTGAGGTCACTGAAGCTTTCACAGCCTTAAAAAGGTGGGAGTCAAATATTAAGGTTCCATTTATACATTTGTGAGGAAACCAAAAAGGAAGGTGAGAAAGGTGAACAGAAAAAATGACAAGCCATGTGCATAGAACTGACAAGAGATGTTACAAAACAGAATCATAGAAGCACAGAACTGATAAAAGAATTTACAGAAAGAGAATCATAGGTAATACCTCAAAGAATACAGAATTCTAATAAACATTCTCTAGAGGAAAAAGAGGGTCAGGGCATAAATGAACAATCACCATTATGACTCTCATTTGATCTGAGAAACAATGAGAAAACAGGCATAAATGAATGCATCTAGAAGaagatatcttttttttttctttaactaaacCATCCAAGCCAAGAAGATACTTCATAGAGATAAAACAGTCCAAGACATAATAGAAACCAAGATGAGTTCTTTCTAACAATGCAACTAAACTGGCATGCAACCTAGCAACCACATAGAGGCATGCAGCGAAATGTCAGAGAAAAGCATGACTGAAGTTCAAAAGTAAATtaatataaatgttataaatctaacaaattaactTTCTCAGAAACTGACACCATTTCATGAAGCATCACCTTTTGCAGACCAGCATTCTGAGTGATAGGTCCAAAGGCAAATGATTTATTCTCATTATCAATTTGATCCCAATTGCCTCCCTGTCCTTTTTCCGTATGTTTCCTTCTTGATGGTGAGCCAACATCACCATTCATCGTAGCTTCATCTTGATGTGATATATCATGAAGCTGACTAGAACCAAGAGCAACTGCTACATTCTTAACAGATAGTCTACCAGAACTACTCTGTAATGATGGTTTCTCATGAATAGCTAAGGTTGGAACTTGATCTGATAGTAGATCATCATCTAAATTATTTGTTCTTTCTTCAACAGGAGTGTTATCTGCAGAATGATCGTGATCATACTTGCTTCGATCAGTGGCCTCTGTTGATGATACCTCTTTCCTAGAGCTCTGATAATCAAAAGACTATGTCATTAATGTGTAAAAATCAACATCCTCTTGCATCATTCTATATGAAAAACTAAACAATAGTCTTCAAACAACTTAACATAGtctcaatttttaaatttgttttaaaaagtTATGTCTCCTGTAGCTTTCAACTTTAGCTATGGCTTGCTTCCAGAAAAGGTTCAGGCTGAACAAGTTCTCACTGTTTCAGATGCATCCACTTTCTCCACAGGAAGATTCTCTCCAGCACTCTGGTTATCTGCATTAGAGCTTTCTGCATCTGCTGCAGCATCTTCTGCAATGTTTCTGCCAAGGAATAGACAACCAGAGGATTAAATAGAACATAAATGAACAAGTATTTAGTTGTCAACTCtgtaaatattaaggtttggaaAATTTTATATGAACTGCTTAAAATATGAAAGAAAACAAGATCAAATATTAATGGCACACCAGAACAAGGAAAAGTCTCATAGAAGTGAAATAAAATGATAAGTCCACTAGTAGCATAAGAAGCAAGTTTGCAGTAGAAATAGTTATAAGCAGAGATACGTCCTCATAATTTAGTAtaaaaaaattgacaaaaaacCCACTGAGCAGTATTGTTAAGTATCCAAACTAAAACCAATTACCTGTATATAGAGGGCATTTATTACAAGATCACAGGAAGCCCAATGTGGTTGCTAGGTTGTGAAAATAATTTAGACTAAAATCAATCAAAACTCTGATTATTTGACCAGCTCAGATATTGTAGGTGTCTAGCGGATAAGGGAGACGACATAGCACATAAATTCATGAATGCAGAATACTGACCAAAAACCCAAGGCAACGTTCAAAATACATTACACATGAAACATACTGTACCATACACACCTAATGGTTCCACTTTGACGCAGAGAAGACTGCAAAGCACGTCTGCAATTCCGTATCCAAGGGTGAGAAAGAAGCGTTTTTGCATCAGGCCTCTGTCTGGCATCCTGAAAATTCAACGAAGCCTCGTCTAAGAAATTAACAAATTATCACAGACTTTAACAGGGTCAAGTGAAGATTTGTGATGGTCTGATCAGCAACCATCATCACATTGGGTGACAACCATTGAACTCCAGCAGTTATCATATAAATGGGACCAAGATAGAAGGCCATATCTTCTTTTAGCCACATGAATTTCAATTAGTCTATGAAATTATCAGGCTATTCTATTTTCCTTCCATTTTGCGAATTTCATTTCATCCTGATGGTGAATTCCACCCAAAGATTTTGTGACTAGAAGAATATTTACTCATTCTAGAATTTCAAGAGAGTTGCTGGATGCTTTTGGTCTTCATAGATTCCAAAGTTATAAGATCAAAACACAGGTCATTCCCATCAAAATATATCTTTCATCGCTAATAACCGTATTGTCTGATATAAACCAAGTATGTCTGAAGCATTATACACTTTTGACAGATCAAGcaataattaaaatacaaaactGAATCTTCATTTATCTGCCACCTTACCTTCTTAAAGCACTGGCGCAGAAAATCAGTAATGTCAGGAGATAGGCTATCAGGTATTGGAGGATGCTCATCCTGAGAGGAAGACATACGTATGTGTATGCATAAAGACAAGCAATTTAAGACATGGCAGAAAATAACTTGCTAAAGCATTCTTCAGCAGTGAAAAGAATATCCCAATATGAAATGTAAATCAACAGGGAGATAAATCAAGGATGGAAAGAACCACTCAATACAAAGAATTTAGTCTTATGCTTATATACTGACTAAAGTAAATTGCACAGACCTGCACAATCCGAAAGAGAGCTGGCATAGGCTGCAGATCATAGTATGGAGGAACACATGTAAGGAGTTCAATCACAGTACAGCCAACACTCCAAATGTCAGAAGCAGCACAAACCCCAGACATTTCAATCACCTGAAATTTAACTTCACCTGTAAGTAACACATCCAATGTATACCTTAAAAAACAAACATGAAAAAATGGACAAAAGTAATGAGGTTGACAATTAATAGCCACAATCCAATCATCGGTACCTCTGGGGCCATCCAATATGGCGTTCCAACAACCGAGTGTGTGTTAACATCAGCCTCAGTTAGTTTGGTTGCAACACCAAAATCAGCAAGTTTCACTAGACCCTGAAAAGAGAAATTACATTGAAGATAAGTCAGAAAAAACCCAAAGAGAGTCCACAAACCCCAAAGACACAATCATCAAAACCAACTTGAACATGAAATTGTGAAGACGAGAAAAAATGGTGACTAAAATGCATCTGAACACACAAGCAAGAGCCCTGAGGTTTGAGGCAATAAAATATGGCCCAAAATTCAGCAGCCTGCAGGTGTGCAACTCAAGAAGGCTCAAGCACTTCTGTTTCATTTATCTTAGGAGATTTCTCAGCACATAAGTAGCCAAAGTAAAAGGAAACATATGAATTAAATGGCCAAATTCAATTAGTCTCCAATGGCCCCATAAATAAGGAGAGGTCAAATTGTTTCTCTGCTGCCATGCTCAAATTTATTGCAAGATAATAACTAAAAATTAAAGACCCTGAAATAGATTTAAAACTAAGAGAAGAACTGGCATGGTTGTTAGGTTACCTCTTTAGTTGTCAGAATATTTGCACCTTTAATATCCCGATGGATAACACCCTGTTCATGTAGATAAACCAAGCCTTCCAAAACCTGTTGAACAAGTATGTAGCAATCCAATGATACTTTATAGCAAAATGAATCAATAAATtgcagaagaaagaaaaaaaaaaaaaaaaaaacaaacctgAGCAATATAAACAGCCACCAAAGATTCTGGAAAAGGCCCAAATTTATTTGGCTTGATGATGTTTGCAAGTGAACCATTCTCTACATACctacaaaaaaataaaagaagtaatACAAGTTTCTAACAGCTCACAGAACACTGCAACGCACAACGTAAGATTTCTTACTCGAGAATTATATGCAGGTGAGCCTTTGTCTTCGATGACCCAAGATACTTCACAATGTTTTTATGGTTCAAGTTCTGCAAAGAGcttcaaattttaattagtattatccGAGCAGCAGGAGACAATTCCCACGAAGAATGGAAGATGACCAGTAAACAACAAGTAATGAATGGGGGGATTGAGAGTTGCTACACGGCCAACTTATAAGCATTATAACAAGGGAAAAGTTCAAAAAGCACTAAAAGTAGAGGGAAAAATTTACCTTCAATAAATCAATCTCTTGCTGCAATGTTAAGCCATTCCACCAATCAAGAGCATTCAAAAGATAAGAGCAACTTGTCAGCGTTGTTAACACTACAGAAACTGGAAAAGGTAATTTCATGCTTCAAAGGTAGCATTCCCATGGACCAAATTTAAATGTTTATCACCAAGCTTTTTTTAAACTATTGGACATTTAAGTTAAATACACCATAATTAAGGGCTAGAATGGTAAAAGCCCTTTGAATAAAAAGCAACCAATAAGTACTCAGAGGATGTTCAGATACTAAAATCCAGTCTCCCAATGGATTGCACACTAAGATTTTCTATAATAAGATGCAAACTGATCTTACATAAGCAGGTCCTTGAAAGCGGTCAAGACAAATAAATTCAAATGCTGTGACTCTCAAGTACCTTTGATACAAAAAGTGTTGCTTATAAATATAAGTCGTGTGTACATATTCAGGAAATAAACTACTGATTCTTTAACATGAGAAAAGAAGTTACATGGCTTCATTTtgtcaaataaaaaataatgaaaaactaAGAACCATGGCAACCAAAAAAAGCACCATATTCAAACAATCTCTCGTCCATTATTATGCCCTGAAAACATGGTATAATCTATAACCAAAAAAATGTCAAAAGCTGTGTAAAGTGACTGAACCCATCTGTAGTTTAAATACACGGAACATTACCATTTATCACTAATGGGCTAACCAAAATGACTAAGAGGCCATCCTAGTGAACTTGTGAAACCATGTATTTTATTTAAGTACTCAGAAATTTAGAAACTCTAGAGCAAAAAGGACTAGAAAATCAAACCATTATGATATTGAGATCCTCCTGAGCTATATTCTCCAAAGAAACTTGTTTAATTGCAACAAAGTCTCCATTCTCCAAATCCAAGCCTTTGTAAACACGTCCATATGCACCTTTCCCAATTTCGTCTCCAAGCATCTACACAGAAAAGGAAAACGCAATATATAAGCTtcaacatatctttcatttttctcaGGTGTATGCTCTAACTACTCCTACAACGAATAATTCAACAAAATAAAATGATCACAGAAGAAACTTAGCTTCCAATTTTCGAAGAGTTTTTGTTTTAAATGAACATTAACTTTTGCATCAGTcaaatcatattttagaaaaatcgcTCATTCATTTTCTCGTAattgagagtaaaattttgaaccttcaaattttctttctcatttccaattttcttttcatttgcaCTCGATTCTAAAACCAGACGAGCAGCTAATAGCTGGAAGAgtgaaaaaaaagggaaatttaaCGAGAAAAAAATGTATAATTTCTCGAGAAAAACAGATCGATTTATGGAAATTGACTTACGTATTTGTTGTCGAGGGTTTTGGATTTAGGGAAAGCGGAATTAGCTGCTAGGCGAGACATTGCTTTGTGTTCGTATCCCTCttcttcgttttttttttttttgaaatctttTTCAGAAATGAGAAACAAAAGAACAAAAGCTCGCTGTCTAAAGGGAAAACACTAGAAGAAATGCTCCATCTTTTTGAGGACAGGGTTTAGAAGTTGCAGGAATCCAGCTACGAGGCTAGACTCCATAAAGAAGAAAGGAAACTGAGGAATAAAAGGtacgaaggaaaaaaaaaaaaaaaagaaagggagaGGAATTGGGGTAACTGTACCGTATCGGAGTTGATGGGTCGGGCCGAGCTGGACTTGTTTCAAACaaatttgggtaaattacatTTGAGTGCACTAAACTATTAGAAAGTTTATATCTTGGTCACTCAACTTTGAAAAGTTACAAAGTATAACtcaactatttgaaagttttcatttaagttattagGATGTTAAAATAGCTATTGTATGGCGTTATTTGTTCGCATCGTCCGTACCAATCAAAagcttttttttctcttctcttcttcaGTTCAATGTTTTTCATAAAATAGTTTTGAACATCAGAAATCTACGAACCAAAATCCAAAATAGTTTTCTACTTTGATCTTTGGCACTAATCGTCAAATTGACCTGGATCTAAAGTATGTTTTTCTACTCGACTAGGACATTGATCCACTCTAATGTGGTACCTGAGTTTGACATTTTTTCTAATGTGTTACTTGTATTATTTTTGTCCGATATAGTACTTCTATTTGACAAATTTTGGCTCTGTTTGCTTCAAGGTAAAAGCTTTTATGAAAAAATTTTCAACCTTTCTCGATGTTTGTTTCATATAAAATAGGATGGTCAACATAAAATAGTTTCCAGACAATAAAAAATTACCTCTTATTCTTATAAAATGTTTTACTAAACTGATAAAGCTCtgttcactgtaacaccccttacccgattCGAACATCAAGTCAAAACACCAAGATTTTACATTCTTTACTACATTATTCTCCTgtcaaatattttcttataaactttcataacttttcaatttagtcgttTTTTGTCATAAAAGTtcaatattcactaattaatcatattaaatccaatttctttcttGTTACACTTTAATCATATAATTTATCTTAATATATTGCttcacatatcaaatttctatGTATTTCATTTCTATTATTTCATCCACATATTTTCTCAAGTTTAACAATTTAGTGTTTATCGTcataaaatttttgtatttttccacaatttcacttttataatactttatgcatatttcatcatctcataacacatttattaaacttttatcataattttcttattcacatattaaattgtttcacacttaaagttttgtataattttaatttagtccctattgccatgtaatttatttttcatcatataagcaatttaacataataattcattataatatcttatttcacataacaaaatttcatgcatatcacttctcttgtttcaattataaatttcacaaagtttacaatttaatccttaacatcATGAATATTCATTATTTACTATAATTTCACCTTAACATCACTTTGTAATCAATTCACTATTTCATTTAGACTCTTAATCATGAATCTCAAATACATGTTTGTTTCATTGAACAacttttatcaaatattttcaagaaatctactaaacaatagaaaatattttacacagattcaccCAAACACCTCAAAATATTTGTTTTTCTAGAAAAGTAAGTCATTTTTCAGAAGccattttcaattaaataaatggaGCTTTTATGTATTTTGGTACTCGAAAGTGACAGCGTTAACTTTTTAGTTTTAGTATTTAAAGGTTGAAGATAGATTTGATGAAAGCTAATTGTTAAAACTATTATgtttgaaattttcatgattttgttaatagaataaatttagttttaattatgaatttgtttAGTtttatgcttaatttgtcaaataCAATCCAATTAATGTGATCTAATTCGGTTTTAAAGTTTATTTAATGAAAGTTAATTACTAATATTATTAGCtaattatgattttttataaaatcaaCTCTAAAAGTTAACAATCATACTTTTgtgtatcaaaatatataattttgtcAAATATAAGTATTAGATTGAACAAAAACAATATAAGTACTACATTAAAAAGAGTGTCAAACTTAAGTATCAATTTATGTATTAAACCAATAAATTACCGAGCAATTAACATCTTTGCTACTTTTGTTGAATATAGAATTAACAGGCATTTTTAATtctcgaatcgaatatatttaatgattattcaaataatttaaattttaaaaccccACAATTAACTATTTagattctttttccttttttcttcttGACCATATCTCGGCTATCATTGTTCCAACAATATCCAGACAAATAAATTAAGAACTAAATAAAAAGTACTAACTGGCAAATTCGAAGCaataaaaagtaatttaacaTTTAGTTTTAGTTCGACGTGGGATTTTCCAATGCCTCCATTTTCAAGCTCTTTATGGCTTCCATAGAATGGTGGTTTCAGCTATCATTGAAGTCACAACGTAAGGATCCATGTTAGATGATGGCCTTCTATCTTCGAAATAGCCTGCAaagtatattaaatttaaaaaacaagaaaaattaattaaattatattttatctttttcttttgttaaaaAATTCGTTCTTAAAAGCTTATATGAAAATAATTAGATTGTGACATTTGGCGTGTCACATGTACCTCATATTAACATATAATAATCAAATTTTAACAATAGAAACAACCAAAGTTTTTAAcagaattattaattaatttatctatttttttagtAGAAGGAACAAAATATTATCTAACTCCTAATAAAATGGCCTCCATGATATTTTTACCTAAAAAATTCAAGAGACGAGAtctaaaaaagaagaaaagaaaagaatggttACCTTTTCCTTCTTTCTCAGTGTCACGACCAACACGAACAGAGGCTCCTCTATTTGCAACaccctaatatttcaacaataCAAACAAAATAATATTTCAATCAATTATGATAAATATCAGCAAAAAAAACGCAAAATAACATAATACAATGTGTCATTGCAACTAGACCTATTTATGGATCGAGTTATTCGCACAAGCTCAAAGGCCTGCTTGAAATTTGGGAGAATTTGGCAAAAAATATTAGGCCTGAAAAATAGACCCAGACAAAAAAATAGTCCCGTTTAAAATATGGGCCAAGCTCGAGTTTGAACATTCAAGGCCCAAGCTCAGCCTGACCCTACCCATTTTTAAGTTTACAGTACTTTATATTAtgctatttttatatattatgtaatttagaacacgttaaagaaaataaattaatgttaaatatataatactattctAATGTTAAACATTAATATAATGTTAActacataaaattttcaataaataaaaatatataaaaatattaaatattaaaataaaataaatatttttaaaaataatatggaaaaataaatttgagtTAGTATTTTACATATACGTGTaagtttaaacaaaattttaaacctaTATTTCGAGCCAAATTGaacttaaacaaatataaaatattttaatatcatactTAAATATCACCTGAACAACTTATAAACACATTTAATTACAACCACTATTTAATTTCCTTTTCTATCAAAACTATAAGGAGAATCAATGCATTCTAAGGTTGATATTGATAGCCAAAAGGGATACGGTTCAATCTACGGAAAAGCCATTAATAACGAAAATCGAATTATCCCAAAACAAAATTTACCGGTTCATcggttatttaaatttttaaaaatatttaaaagcttTCTTCATTAACTCAGAAAAGCTAATTGCATATACataaaattataattcaattccaataattatgatttttaaatctTTAAAAACTTAATTACACTTaatctaaatttaataaaattcaatttGAACCCAAATTAAATAATACAAttcaaaattcttttaatttcttttgaaattttaatttcctATTAAGTTTCAACCCTAACGCTAGAATTGTTCAATGGTCAGATGggttgaataataataaaatatttttattttatattaagttTGAACCCAATCAGATTTAGGTTAAGTTTGgacattaaattttattttattaacttaatttaaattgaattcaatttaaataataataaaaatatttttatatctaattataaaatgtatattttaatttttgaacatTTTAAATAGTGAAATAAGCTTTTAACTGAGCCAGCCTAAAAACAAGCTTAGACTTCAAAATTTTATCAAACTGAGCATGGTCCAACCCAAGACATGGAGTGCTAAATTGCTAATATGATGCTGACTTACCCAAGAGAATGTGTTGATATCGGCAGTCTCGTGAAGACCTGTTAAGCGTCTCTCATTACCCTTACCATAAGCTGCAATGTGTTCCTTGTGCCGCTTACTTAATTTCTCGATCGCCTCGT from Gossypium arboreum isolate Shixiya-1 chromosome 1, ASM2569848v2, whole genome shotgun sequence harbors:
- the LOC108483158 gene encoding MAP3K epsilon protein kinase 1-like isoform X2; this encodes MSRLAANSAFPKSKTLDNKYMLGDEIGKGAYGRVYKGLDLENGDFVAIKQVSLENIAQEDLNIIMQEIDLLKNLNHKNIVKYLGSSKTKAHLHIILEYVENGSLANIIKPNKFGPFPESLVAVYIAQVLEGLVYLHEQGVIHRDIKGANILTTKEGLVKLADFGVATKLTEADVNTHSVVGTPYWMAPEVIEMSGVCAASDIWSVGCTVIELLTCVPPYYDLQPMPALFRIVQDEHPPIPDSLSPDITDFLRQCFKKDARQRPDAKTLLSHPWIRNCRRALQSSLRQSGTIRNIAEDAAADAESSNADNQSAGENLPVEKVDASETSSRKEVSSTEATDRSKYDHDHSADNTPVEERTNNLDDDLLSDQVPTLAIHEKPSLQSSSGRLSVKNVAVALGSSQLHDISHQDEATMNGDVGSPSRRKHTEKGQGGNWDQIDNENKSFAFGPITQNAGLQKAVKASVTSSGNELIRFSDPPGDASLDDLFHPLDKNREERGAEASTSASASASNVNHDTVPDTGKNDLAKKLRDTIAKKQMEEEMGQSNGGGNLLRLMMGVLKDDVIDIDGLDFEDKLPAENLFPLQAVEFGRLVGSLRPEESEDAIVTACQKLIAIFHQRPEQKIVFVSQRGLLPLMELLDVPKTRVICSVLQLLNHIIKENTDFQENACLVGFIPLIKSFAGPDRPREIRMEAAFFLQQLCQSSSLTLQMFLACHGIPVLVGFLEADYAKYRQMVHLAIDGMWQVFKLQRSTPRNDFCRIAAKNGILPRLINTLYSLNEATRLATISGGGGSHSGPLDSSHPLFAQNETPFSVTDQSDVLKARHGMTEHSFPVGAQEPSRASISLSQRSDPNLPDSRYLAVDGDRPRSSNGALDVSISRESSASKEQENLDRAEDLRRQKISNALNRTSLDRPPKLIEGISNGLTTSVTTQAEQVRPLLSLLEKEPPRQQLEYVRHLPGLERHESILPLLHANDRKTNGELDFLMAEFAEVSGRGREIGGVDSTPRISHKSKKVGQLAVNEGTASTSGIASQTASGVLSGSGVLSARPGSTTSSGLLSNMVSTMSADVAKEYLEKVADLLLEFAQADTTVKSYMCSQSLLNRLFQMFNRIEPPVLLKILKCINHLSTDPNCLENLQRADAIKYLIPNLELNYGPLVSQIHHECQWAGRLL